The sequence below is a genomic window from Gouania willdenowi chromosome 12, fGouWil2.1, whole genome shotgun sequence.
GTTTGATGACTGTGCACTAAAATTAAAGTTTaacttcacacacacaatagagtgtgtgtgtgtgtgcgtgtgcgtgtgcgtgtgtgtgtgtgtgtgtgtgtgtgtgtgtgtgtgtgtgtgtgtgtgtgtgtgtgtgtgtgtgtgtgtgtgtgtgtgtgttcaggctAAACTTCTGTTaatgtttgagcttttttcttgAGGTGATGATGAAATAAACTTTTGTTAACGATTCATAATATTTGTGTGAAAGTCAACACTTCATTAGTCATAGTTGGAGGCGGGGCTTAGCGTTTAGTCATTGAGGACCTGAGCTTGAAGGAAAAAGAGACCGCCCACAGTGGGTGAGGAagggttttatatatatacagtatatatatatatatatatggactAAAGTGATTGCTAATAGGAAGCTAACAGACCTTAGtgagctaaagctaatgctgtaaCTAGATGAAGGCTGACGCAGAAAGtgatgtatatgtatatatctatatatgatgatgatgtcagagCGTTCACAGATTATTAAACACTGACTGGTTTCATGATGTAAACAGGGATTAGATGATAATCCTCTTAATACTCATGCTAACATGACTAGTTTAGTGCTGCTGAGACATGTTTACAAACAAACTGagatttaaactattttcagaGTCAAGCTAACAAAGCTAACAAAGCTAACAAAGCTATGTTTGGCCAGTTAAACTGAGTTAAACTAATCACAGGTACCTTTTTAATCTAAACCAGGGCTGTTaatctcattttagttcaggggccaaatataaagtACTTTGATCTTCAGTGGGCCACacgttttaggcgggaaaatgtgcaatttcaacattaatgtccccaagtttgcacttttcaatttgtataaatgatacataaagtacgTATGAAGCACAGACGATATCCAATCAATACGTGATAGATTTCAGTCTCTGCAGTTGTTTcaaatttaattgattttttaaaatacatttttatttaatttggggaatgTATGTGAAATAATCtcaggaaaattgagttctttgagcaatttgagatttaaaatgactgcagtcatgtgataaaagcgtgggaaaaaTTGTGATCCTCTAAACATTGTGGAGTTAGTGTATTTAGAAGTGCAGAGATATCTACAAATCAATGATTTGGTCATTTAAACACTAATTTAtgttctttttaactttctcccgTGGGCTGAAATGGATGGtcttaaagggccagatttggccctcgagccttgagtttgacaaagcAGAGAGTTATGGCTAACGGATGTGTGTAGAGCTAATGGTAtgattaaatgtgtttgtgtggaacCCTGGACGTGTGTGAACAAGCAgcctgtgttgtgttgtgagggGGTTCCCTAACAGTGATGATCAGGTGACGGTGTTTGATGCCTCAGAAAAGAAAAGGGGCGGAGTTAGAAAAGTGAACGGCACTAGTAATTGTCTgctgtgcatttattttttatttattttatttattcagttgatttccgacatggttgcattcacagaaattcatttgcataaatatttaatgaaagAGGTCAGATTACTGGAGCAGTAGAACTGATGGaggattatgaaaataatcagaaaaaaacatctaGAAAAAGATCAGATTAGGACAAGAAAACCTTCACTACCTACAGAAGTGTAATATGTAATAATATGTAATCATATGGTAATATTATAATACTGGTACCAGTACTTTAGAGTCAGTAACATACTCGCCGGTACCGATTTTTGgtacttttgtgtttgtatgttgtAATAATGCGTTTATTAATGAAATCTAAAAAATGTTCTATTtagcatatttatttatttatctattcataTGCATGGCATACGAGCATGGCTCCAAGACAATTATTTAACTATCAACATTAAGAAAACAGAATGCATGTACTTCTATTCACCACATAGACACCAAAACTCTCAACTGTATCAAACTATAAACAACCCTTGATGTTTGTACTTCCATTCCATCGTACGTTCCACCTTCTCCTACTGTTTGGACGCTCACAACTAAGGAAATACTTGAACCCGTGTCTAGACCCTACAATAGAGCGTACAGTACAAGATCCATGGTTGGACCCACCATTGCACTGCTCTATCACAGTCTGGTGCCTTGACTTTCCAGAACTATGTCCTGAACCATGGGATTCAGCTCTACATCCATCTGCTCAACAACTGCACATTGACCTCACTGTCTACTCTGGTCCAAAGACCAGCTCTTCAACCAGATCCACCACAAACCATCTTACCCATACCTAACTCTCTGTGAGCTCACCTGGGTCTGGAAAGGGACCCTCCCCATAAATCAggttttttaatcagtttttccTGATCATGTAAAACtgcttttagtttttattttccatGACATGAATGTTTTACTTCTTAAAATCAAAGTTTCCTCTACTATTAACACATTATGTAAAGGTCAGGAGTACATTAGAACGAGTAAAGTAACTAAACGttcactacagagtacagagagGAAAAGGACTGAAATACAatctatatattattattattattattattattattattatgtgattGATTGAGGGATCAGAGTGtttaataaatgtagaataaaaagGTGTTTATCCTGGTCAGTAACACATGGTACACATTGTAGTACACTGTAGTACATGCTGTAGTACACATTGTAGTACACTGTAGTACATGCTGTAGTGCACACTGTAGTGCACACTGTAGTGCACGCTGTACCACATGCTGTAGTACATGCTGTAGTGCACACTGTAGTGCACACTGTAGTACACGCTGTACTACATGCTGTAGTACATgctgtagtacacactgtagtacacactgtagtacacactgtagtacacactattCATGTGTACTTCTTGTGTCCACAGCTATAAAGGTGACCTGTCAGGGATCTTGTGGAATCTCCAACAAAGTCCACGACACATCGTGGAGTTCAGAGGAACAATACTTCAACAGTACACTGACCCTCACTGATAAAGGTAATAACAaccaatattaatatcaatatcaCATGTTTATAATCAATAcatcaacacaataatgtttagtttatttaatttaactcacacacacacagctagtgaagtgtgtgtgttagagctCTGATGTCTAGAATGTAGAGCATTGGCGATGTCGTCTCATCTTTGTGTCACTAATAACTATGTTGTCTATGTctacatttctctcatttttgtgtattttagcttttgttttgtgtgattttctattattgtttttaatgtttaggGAATAATCTTCTTTATtgttggtgattttagtttttgttgacatcttgtgtgtttgtttttgtttgtttttgaagtcatttggtgtattttttgtcatgttgtgtattttttgtcatgttgtgtattttttgtcatgttgtgtatttgtgcttcAAAGTCTCCTGGTCCTAGAACTTCAGCCCAACAGGAACtagaaccagaaccaggacTGTAGCTCTAGGACACGTTCTCAGTGGTTCCTTTATGAAGAGATAAAATATCAAAGAGTTTTTATTGAACTGATTTTATTCCTAATTTTCTGTTTCTACAGGAACTCTGACTGCTGGAGAACACAGCTTCTCCTTCCAGTTTGTTCTTCCTGGTGAGTTAATCTGATCtatagatagattatagatcagatcagatctattttacagtttaaactCTGATCGCCTGATCAATAATAATGCTAAACATTGTGGACCAATCACTGGAGAGGGGCGTGGCTGTTATTAggctacaccagtggttctctaactttTAGTGCCCtgggtacaccaaaggacaactaaagacaactatattactcataaaatatatattaacaaatatgttttaataattagGTATAGAGTtttcctctgtattatgaaatgactgCATACAAAGtagaacattaaaaaatatttatttttgtgtagttgtatattgcaataattaaaGCGTTAAAGCGTTTTATGCTGATTCTGTTCATTTCTGCGTTCAACAGTGGATtcagttttcattggtcgattcagCCTGATTCTGTTAATGAGGATTTTATAAAGCACTGAATATTAATGTCTGCTTGTTGTCCCAAAATCCCACGACAccccgtttgggaaccactgatttagtcTGTTTAATAATTTGTATTCATCCGTCATCTATTAGACTGTTGAACCACAGTTCAGTTTGAGGCGTGTTGTTAGCGTGTTGTTAGCGTGTTCTGATAATAAAGCTAATGAAGTGTCTCTATCGCCCCCTGCTGGTGCCACTTTTTTAAATAACGTTCTATTTCTAACTCTGTTCCAGTTTCTGCTCCGACCTCCTTTGAGGGCCCGTTTGGTCGGATCTGTTACCGTGTGAGGGCCGCCATCGACACGCCACGTTTCTCTAAAGACCATAAAGCTCAGAAGCCTTTTTACCTGCTGAACCTGCTCAACCTCAACATGGTACCAGACATAGAAGTAAGAACATCATTAGCTCATTACACCACCACTATATTAAgttattttatcttctttttaataatatgttcgggtttcatttattcagatcaCTTTGATCtgtccttatgagttatttATGGGTGTGGCCAACTTCacagttctgtcaggctggccacaCCCCCTGTCTCCCcatggtctctggagaagacacatcaaagccatcagcagacacctctgaggaagactgacagttgacagttgaaacatgttatTGAACACcctaaataatgaatgaatgaatcctGGACATAttgaagccccgcccctttacctTTTTACCCTGCTCATCCAGCGTCACCACATGCTAAGCtatccaaacatgtgggactggttctttacatgctaagctaacccaacatgtgggactggtcattacatgctaagctaatccaacatgtgggactggtcattacatgctaagctaactcaaatatgtgggactggtcatTACATGCTAAGccaaccaaacatgtgggactggtcattACATGCTacgctaaccaaacatgtgggactgggcactacatgctatgctaaccaaacatgtgggactgggcactacttgctaagctaatcaaaccTGTGGGGCTGGtcgttacatgctaagctaaccaaacatgtggaactggtcgctacatgctaagctaacccaaaatGTTGGGCTGGgcgttacatgctaagctagctcaacatgtgggactggtcgttacatgctaagctaacccaacatATAGGACTGGTcattacatgctaagctaacccaacatgtgggactggtcattacatgctaagctaacccaacatgtgggactggtcattACATGCTAAGCCAACCAAACAtctgggactggtcgctacatgctaagctcaCCCAACATATAGGATTGGTCGTTACATGCTAAgttaaccaaacatgtgggactggtcgttacatgctaagctaaccaaacatgtgtaGCAGTGTCTGGGTCGGCTAGATTTGATGACACATACCCCAATGGCTTGGAGTTAAGGACTCCCTCCACTTCAATCAACACTGTCTGAAGTACTTCTGCACTAACAACCTCAGAGGCCAGTGTGGATGTTAAAGCAGCCTTAATAGATCGAATCTCTCGATCCCAGGAGCCAACAAAGTGAGGAGCACTGGGTGGATTGAAGAGGAACTTGAGTTGGTACTCTGCCAGTTGAGCCTGCAGAGATGGGTGCAGGGCATTAAAGGCTTCCCGTAGCTCTCGATCACCACCACGGAAATTAGTTCCCTGATCACACTGTATCTCAGCAGGTTTCCCACGGCATGAGATCAACCTTCTGAGTGCCATCAGGAATGAGTCAGTGCTGATGCTGGACAGCACCTCAATATGGACAGCTCTTGTTGTCAAACATTTAAAGAGCAGGCCCCAACGTTTCTCATTCCTGTGACCAACTTTTACCTGCATAGGACCAAAACAGTCTATGCCAGTAGAGAAAAAGGCTGGCTGCTGCAGTCGAAGACGAGAAGGAGGAAGATCAGCCATCTTTGGGTTCACCGGTTGGGCTCTCCATCTTTGACACACTAGACAGGAACGTTGTTCGCGCCTTATAACTTCACGATCTTGAAGGGTCCAGAATCTCCGCCGTAGCTCAGCAAAAAGTCTTTCTGCCCCTGGATGTTTCAAATCACTGTCCATCTTCCTAATGAAAAGCCTGGTCACATAATGTTTGGGGTCCAGTACTACCGGATGCATAACATCAGCCTCTAGGTCATGGCAGTGTCGAAGTCTTCTGCCGACTCTTATTACTCTTGTGGTGAATGGGATGAGGAACCCTATGGGGTCATATTGACTGGCCAATACTCTGTAAATGTTCCTCATGGTAGGAGGGCTACTTTCAGTTTGCTTGGACTTGTAGTGCAGAGTGTCAGAATGGCACAATTAGCACAAGCCTAAGGCAGGTTCTTGAGGGTTAATTTCAGTGTGATTCAGCCATTGTTCACTACTATCGCATCTCACCTTCTTTGGAAGATGGCTGATGAGTTCCGGCCTGCTGCTTGCCCACTGTCGAAGCTCAAACCCTGCGTCTGCTAATAACTTCCAGAGTTTGTCCATAATGTTCTTGGCATCATCAGTGGAGGAGAAGCTCTGCTACCAATTATCAACATAGAAATGCTTATCAACCGAGTCTTGTAATTCATGTCCATATACATGTCTTTGGAGCGCATAGATCGCACAGCAAGGTGAACATGTAGTCCCGAAGGGAGGAAAATCTCTCTGTAGATCACGCCAGATAAAACTCAGCAGTGGGCGGTCTTCGGGCAGCAGTCTCACTTGGTGGAACATTCCCTTGATGTCACTGCTGATGGCAAAGGAATCCTCTCGAAAACGTAGTAAGACGCCAAGGCTCGGACCAGGCAGTAACAGTTCATTAAGGTTCTGGTCTCTGAAAGGAAAGGaacaattaaaaattaaaattaaaaatacgaTTCTTGCCATTGTGGTGGGGGATGAACCACTGTGATCTTTATTTGCTCATCTGACACTTCTGTGGCATAGCCTTCTTGCACCAACTTAGTGATCTCTGCCTGATAGGCTGCCGCCTTTACTGGTTCTCGACTGAGCCGCTTTTCTGTTCTTCGCAGACAGGGGAGAACGGTTTCATGTGACACTGACAAAGTGGgcatattatatactgtacactttattcgtcatgtatatatgttgttacacatatattttgaaatttgtcctctgcaatttaacccatccctggggagcagtcggcagccattttttgcagtgcctggggagctgttcggggttaagggacttgctcaacatcccacagtgatagcCCAGGTGAACcgggaaccctctgattacaagcccagcgtccttaaccactaggccaccactccccaatTGTTGAATTGCTTGCTGCTCTCTCAGAGATCGTGTGACCAGTTTCTCACTTCTGTAGGGCAGAGTGTCAAGTTGCCATAGCTTTTTGACCCGGTTGAAGAGCTCTGCCGCTGGTGAGAAAGTTGAGAGGAAAAGACATTTCTGAGGTTCATTGTGCTGTCAACTGCTTGGGAGTGGTCCTTGCAATGTCCAACCCAGCCTAGTCTTGACTGCAGCGGGCCCTCCAGGCGGGCCTAGACACACTGGTTGAATGGGGGTGACCAGATGAGGGCAGTCGGAACCAATTAGTAACAGTGGCTGCGCATCAGTGAATGGCTGCAGCGGTAGCTTTCTGAGGTGTCTATACCTCTGCTTGAGTGTTGTGACAGGGTAAGAGTGTTCAGCCAGACCTAAGTCCTTAGCGGTAAAGGCTCTTTCGATTGTAAATGTCTTTGCTGGCTGTTTTGCTGGTGACACTTTGATGGTTACTGAGGACCCATGCATTGTTCTCAGACCTTGTCTCACGGTTCGCAGGGTGAGATTCTCTGGAGTCCCTGTCAACTGCAGTCTTTGATATGCTTCTGGCAGCAATATTGTCCTATCAGATCCATCGTCCAATATAGCAAATGTTTCCAGGGTATGCTCACCATTTCACCTGGTTGCAGCAGGCACGACGATCCAAATACAAAACATCTGCATTTGAAATACTCTCTAGATCAGTGGTAGTTTGGATTGCTGATCTGGGGGTTGCCACTCGCAGGTTTACTTCATGTAGGGCTTCAAGATGCTTCCCCTTGCAAGTTTTACACTGCACTCTAAGTCAACATTGGGCAGCTTGATGATGTCGCCCGCAGCGCCAGCAGCGGTTGTTGGATCTTATCCAGTTTGCCTCATTCATTAGCTCAGCTATTCTCTGTAGCGACAAGTGGTGAGGCTGACCATATTGTTTTATGAGTGAGGCCATACTATCCATGTATGGGCGAAGTGAGTTACTATAGGAGTCAGCAATCAAGATAGCTTCTTCGAATCGAAGGTGGTCACAGAGTACCTGATATTTAAACCTTTCTGTAGCGTCAGATGGGAGAATATTGTCCGAAGCCAATCTTAATCGGCAAACTGCCTGGGGTCAGCCTGTCTGAACTCTGGGATTGTTGGCAATGGGCCTCTGTATGTTCTCTCTCTTGTAACTAATGGCAGAGTGGGAGTTGACATCCGCTCAGGGGATAGGATGCTGTTCTCCATGCTGATACCGATGGGGGTGGGAGATGTTGGCACAGGGGTTTGAATGTCTGCATTCATTGTGGAAGATCCATTTTGTTTGACTTGTAATTGATGGAGATGCTGACTAAGTTCCTGCACAATAGCTGGTGGCTGAGGAGGTGGAGCAAACTGCACCCGTGGCGGGTCAGAAAAGTCACGAGGAAAGAATGCTGGGGGAGGAGGTAATGGCCATTCCTCCAGTTCCTCTTCTCTGCCTTGTGCTGCATGGAAAGCCTGTGAAGAAGGCTGGGTAGCAACAATACGGTCTATTTGTCTCCTCATATCTGTCACCATCTGCTGGAGACGCCTGTTTTCCTCCTGCAGATTCTgtacaatgtcaataaactcaCATGGTACACTGGACACCGCTGACCCCGGGATGGGTGTCTGACTTGCAGCTCCAACATAGCCCGAAGGTGTCTCGCTTATCTCCTGCAGATGTGTGGGGTGAACTGTGAGGGGCGTCATCTCGGTGAATCCTTCTGGTGACCTGTGCTGTCTGGAGTGGGTAGGTGGCAACGTGTAaaccaggctgtagctcccagactctggaataacctgcaccagtctctcagggagctcagctgtgtggacacttttaaaaaactgctgaagactacactttacagaaaagcttttagttaactggattttaatttttatttgtcctttaatgttgctgttcttatgatatttatgccctcttgttttattattctattgtgttgcacttgtacttttacctcaactctgtacagcactttgtgattttatctgcaaaaagcgctttataaataaactacttacttacttacttacttaaacTCTCATAATCATCCATCCATGCTGGTGGTCGACCTGCCCTCCGTATGCAGCCACCATCTCTCTGGAGATTATAATCTATCTTCACTCCGTGATCACCCAATCCGGCTCGAAGGACCAATTTGTAATGGCGGATACTGCCAATATCATGTAGTTCAGTAACACTGGTGTCGCGGAGTGTGCATCAGTCAGAATGCAATGAATAGGCAGGATGATTCTTTAGTTTctttatgtatgtgtgtgtgtggttctgtcaaataaacagaataataataatcagaataaCAGATCACTTAAATCCCCAATATAACATTAAATTAACAGAGATCAATCCACACTAATAACAGAATAATGCAGCCATGCTGCCCTCTTGTGGACATTTCAATGGTATTAACCACACCTTGACAACACATCACAATATGTATTAATATCTAACAGCAGGAAACAGTCTTTTGAAATATGTTCAAATTAACCTCTCTAAACATGGGCAATTATATGGAAAAAGCCTCTAAcacacaatattaataataacacagCATGTAGCATAGCTGATTAGCTTAGCGGCTAACTGGCTAATATACACAAATTAGGAACAGAAACAACATTAACAACTCAATCCCCATTCGTAACCTATTCTCaagacaggagagaaaccacTCACTTGTCAAAAGGACGCACACTTTACAAACAGAGGTTAAGAAGAGCACAGGCTACCATCACCAGAGCACAGGTCTATGCAGGAAACTTATGTAACTTATTAACTCACAAAACGGCTGCGCCACCTAGTGGACGGCCTGGGAAACACACCTCAACTGAACACAGTATACACAGTCCCTTTGGCCTTCAGTACAGTAGCTGATCTGATTCCTGCAATGTTAGCGCtcacttcctgtgtgttttattgCTCACTTCCTGTGCGTTCTCCATACTTTCAAATGAACAGGAAGTGACTGTGACTTCCTCTAACCTGCAGCATTCCAGCTCTGCAGTGACCACTAAGAAGTTCAGCTACCTGCTGGTGAAGACGGGTACCCTGATGCTAAAGGCTAACAGTGACCTCAGAGGATACATACCTGGTCAGGTGATCAGGTTAGCTACAGAGATCCATAACAAGTCAGGGAAGGACACGGGATGTGTTCTGGCCAGCCTCTTACAGGTAAACCATTGCCTACTTTCTGTTAAAGGGAAACCTATGCTAACTTCCTGTTATCGGTAAACCTACGCTAACTTCCTGTTACAGGTAAACGTTACCCATCAACAGCTTCCCATCATTGTGAAAGGACtgaatttttaatttctttttgctgtttttttagcTCCACCTCTGATAGATAGAAATTCACCCTATAGCGCCCCCTATAGAACAgctttattcttttttgttgagcttttaaccacattaaaccttttaaactattttaaaggACAGTTTAGGGTGTTAAGATAAGAATAGATTTTATCAgctttgtaatgtttttaaaagataccaagctagcagctagcagctCAACTCATGGCTTTACAGGGTAACACCGTCTGTCGTTGTTATAAAGTACTTTTaggacaataataataataatacacaagaggacaacaaacacacaaaacagcaaaaagacaaaaatatacctaaaataaataaccagaattacagaaaaacacataaaaatacaacaaaaaatacacaaacaggacaagacaatatacaaaatgtatttCTCAGATCAGATAATCACTTTATCACTTTTGTAATCACTTTATCTATAAATCCACTTAACACTGGATGAGTTACAGAACAAGCAACAGCAGATTTTAACTGATGggtttattaataaagtgttttatgAACACATGTTAATGTTATCAGCTGCTCTCTGAATATTACAGCTCAGTCTGggtttattcaaaagtcaagaTCTACGGTTAGCTTTGTTAGCATGAGCTAGCTGTTAGCTACTCGCTGCTAGCTACCCTCCCCAAAGCTCTGCTGGTAATTTCCTTCATCCACCCTGATCGTCAGTgttttgttaattaaaaaaaatacttgtttttatgGAGGTATAATTTAATGGCgtgattgttttacattttactgtAAAGTAACTTCTGGGTTCTTAGATCTCCAAATAATCAAATGTTGATTGATTGCTGTTCATTAAAGGATCATAGGACAGGAAGTATAAATCAGTCTCCATAGTAACACCATGGTGGTCAACCAAGCCACTGCCACTACTGTGGATAGAGGATAGACACCTGACTGAACGCTGACAGCACCGGACAGGTTGGGTTCAGAcggatatttagaactggtgtttGGGTTGGGTCACATGGTGTGGTCACATGGTGGGGTCACATGGTGTGGTCACATGGTTGGGTCACATGGTGTGGTCACATGGTGTGGTCACATGGTGGGGTCACATGGTATGGTCACATGGTGGGGTCACTTGGTGGGGTCACATGGTGTGGTCACAAGGTTGGGTCACATGGTGGGGTCACATGGTGGGGTCACATGGTGTGGTCACATGGTGTGGTCACATGGTGGGGTCACATGGTATGGTCACATGGTGTGGTCACATGGTGGGGTCACATGGTATGGTCACATGGTGGGGTCACATGGTGGGGTCACTTGGTGGGGTCACATGGTGTGGTCACAAGGTTGGGTCACATGGTGGGGTCACATGGTGGGGTCACTTGGTGTGGTCACATGGTGTGGTTTGTGCTGCAGTCTGAAGTGACTGCAGCTGCTACAGCTGATCTGTGGTAGATGCAACAGAGGACAATTATAAAAGAATACACCATTGAAACATTCATtttactgcacaataacatggattatctttatcttttatACATGGGTTATGTAAATACATCTGATTGGTCTCTAGCGTGCACTACGCCCCTGTTTGTTTCACATTCTCTTGTTACATGTGCGCTGATTTGATGTCGatattaacagttgtttattaataaaaccactaaaacaaacgtacatatgtcatttctttgagaaaaaaaatcatgttttcacGGTTTGGTTGAAGATAATACGTCCTGATCAGCACTTTAACTGtgacagttatttatttactctctgttcatgtgactgtttactgttcgacttgtgcacatgcctctgcgtacgcctgtagaaccaaacagtagtttagtccactgtgtttgtcttctttcagtctccaaaaCGTGGAGAACGTGTCATTTGAtgtcacgtctgcagaactgcgCGAGAAATTCAGACTCACAACAAAATGTATCTCAATGTGTTCTAGACAATAGGTGGAAATATGTGTGAACTGATTCTGTTTGGTttagaattaataaataataatacattaatgtttattttttctcaaatcctgccctttgttttttttgcatctaaagtgcatgtgtgtgcgtgtgtgtgcgtgtgtgtgcgtgcgttaaCTCCACAGAAAGTGACGTACAGGACCAAACGTCCAGTGTGTGACCTGAGGACCATAGCAGAGGTGGAGGGAGCAGGAGTTAAGGCTGGAAAACACGCTGAGTGGAGGGAACAGATCAttgttcctcctcttcctcagtcagagctggttGGCTGTAGCCTCATAGACATAGACTACTACATACAGGTCAGTTACACTAGGGATGCACCATAATTATCTAACAATcactttattacacattttgatgGTTTGATATCATAGCTCCTCCCCTTTACCCTTTAGCTCACACATCACAATACACAATAAGtgtctaaaatacacaaaacaacatttgactaaaaaaaacattaaaggatccaaaataacaacaaaaaccacaaagagacgcaaaaaggcacaaaatgacaaccaatacggataaaaaatgacaaaaatacctcataattacattaaaggaaattaaaaagcacaaaatggtcacaaaaatgcagaaaactgCTCATTTAAAACCTGGAATACGTGAAACACAAACCTTTCCAGAGGATGGAAA
It includes:
- the arrdc1b gene encoding arrestin domain-containing protein 1b isoform X2, yielding MGKLQEFDITFTNNKVVYGPGEAVSGTVRVRTGNSLQYKAIKVTCQGSCGISNKVHDTSWSSEEQYFNSTLTLTDKGTLTAGEHSFSFQFVLPVSAPTSFEGPFGRICYRVRAAIDTPRFSKDHKAQKPFYLLNLLNLNMVPDIEHSSSAVTTKKFSYLLVKTGTLMLKANSDLRGYIPGQVIRLATEIHNKSGKDTGCVLASLLQKVTYRTKRPVCDLRTIAEVEGAGVKAGKHAEWREQIIVPPLPQSELVGCSLIDIDYYIQSPDAVVTLPIYIGNIAVNVSPSEPYGSTPSSGLTPSAPPAEDLSLEAMCARGVASEEIPTKSHSQQDALGQPVTMSPSAFSHAPGATLPPDHRRTNASEPLFCVSTGATIPFFTTGNQTPIPTSCSLILPPEYSWDYPHEPPPTYEESCSSFNNQQ
- the arrdc1b gene encoding arrestin domain-containing protein 1b isoform X1, coding for MGKLQEFDITFTNNKVVYGPGEAVSGTVRVRTGNSLQYKAIKVTCQGSCGISNKVHDTSWSSEEQYFNSTLTLTDKGTLTAGEHSFSFQFVLPVSAPTSFEGPFGRICYRVRAAIDTPRFSKDHKAQKPFYLLNLLNLNMVPDIEHSSSAVTTKKFSYLLVKTGTLMLKANSDLRGYIPGQVIRLATEIHNKSGKDTGCVLASLLQKVTYRTKRPVCDLRTIAEVEGAGVKAGKHAEWREQIIVPPLPQSELVGCSLIDIDYYIQVSLKSPDAVVTLPIYIGNIAVNVSPSEPYGSTPSSGLTPSAPPAEDLSLEAMCARGVASEEIPTKSHSQQDALGQPVTMSPSAFSHAPGATLPPDHRRTNASEPLFCVSTGATIPFFTTGNQTPIPTSCSLILPPEYSWDYPHEPPPTYEESCSSFNNQQ